One Glycine soja cultivar W05 chromosome 7, ASM419377v2, whole genome shotgun sequence genomic window, tggttgttttctttcttatgGTTGTTAAATGTAATAGCTTGATTATGATCATTTTGGGTATTTAAAAGGATGTTACATTAAGAATAATTGGTTAGTTTCCTATTACGTCGAACTacttattttagttattaataaGAAATATGCTGTATTTCATAGGATCAGTTAGAAACTTGTATaaatgtatgttttgtttgtaagGGAACAATAAAAAACAACTCAAATGCCACCTTTacatcatattttataattccaTAATCATTGATGTACAAAATGAAAACGAGCTCTGGTGCAGCCGTAAAGTTGCAACCTTGTTGACTAGTTGATTATGGGTTTGAATTCAGAAGCAGCCTTTTAAATATGTAAGGGTAAGGCTGCATACCATGACCTTCGTCATACCTTCACATATGAGCCTTCTAGAACCGGAGtatgttgcttttttttttctttattgtcaTACAAAAAACATGTCAACATAACTGAGAGTAGATGCATTTATAAATTACACAAACATGGGGAATCAAATTCCTGTAAAGTAGTTTTTCTTTGTAGAGCATATTTAATAGTTACATAGTCATAGAACTTGAGAGTTTAAGGCAAAAATCTAGTAGACCTTTACTGTTTTACCTTTTGTTGATGTTTGACAAACTTATGAGTTTGAGGGTGAACCGTTACATTACTGTAAGAATATGATTGCTGTGTTGCCTTGTGGTAGGGGCTAAGGCTGATTCATATATTTATACAGGTTATCATTGGTCAAGCTGCTGTGCAGAGGTGCAATGCAACTGTCAACTTCCTTGATGAAGAGAATCCTTTATATCCCCCAACTGTAAATAACGGTGACCTGCACAAGTTTTTTGTTGATGTAGCTGGGAATTTGCTTGGTATCAATAAAGTTGACACTAACATGGAACAAGACATGGCCGCTGAAGACTTCGCATTCTATCAAGAGTTCATACCTGGCTACTACTTCACTCTTGGAATGGAGATTGCTTCATCTGAACCGGTTGCGCCATTACACTCGCCCTATCTTGTAATCAATGAAGATGGACTTCCCTATGGGGCTGCACTTCATGCATCACTGGCCACTGGCTATCTATATCAGCAGGACGTAGCCAAGGTAGTCGGGAAATATCATGATCAATTATAAGTGTTAACAATTGTTAAAAGCTAATGCAGTCTTATTTCTTGCAACAATGACCTGATATGTGTCATTGTTTTACAGTTTTAACAGTCACATGGTTTAGATTCCTAAGTGCTTTCCCTTTAAAGTCACTGGTTGTGCATTTAGCTAATGGGAAAATGGGAGtaataaagataaaaggagTGCTAGAAATACCTGGAGACACATATTTTAGAGTTTAATGATGATACATTAatcatgtaaaataatttttcactttaattcaattactcataaattattattaatatgacttttaagataattttgtaGAAGTCAACTAAGTTATCATTATTGATGGTTCGTGAttgaataataatgtaaaattattttgtatgattgttttttttttcttttctgttttaacacactttttttttaaactacaaAACTAAAGGTGATATTCATTAAATAAGACTTGAGACTCaccaaattttgtaatttttttctatcttaAATCTCTAAAATCCCTACTATCTAGagaattttatattgttttaatcaaatatattaattgtataatgGAAATAATAATGACACCTATATAGAGTGCAAATAAATctctattataaaaaatacacataaaaaagAGAGGGTGTTACTCATACTTTATTTATAATGGTAGTAGCATTATTTGATTTCATGAAACTtttctcaaaattaaataaatcaatttttctttcaattttttttattagaaataaagttcTACGACTAATTATAAGAGTAAATGATAAAgtccaaataaatattttttatttcacagAAAACAATTATGAAAATTGCATGATATTACACAAATCATCACTCATAACAGATTTTGCTAACAGAAACTAACATAAATTTaggaacatatttttttaattttcctctattgataaactaaaataatatcacGTAACAAATTTAACGAGTAAAATGGTAATTTACTTTTTTGAGgagaaaaattgtaatttttttattagcagtAAAGATAATAATTTCCTGAATCTCTgtgtatgaagaaaaaaaattgttagaagATGTCagtctttcaaataaattttaaggatTAATCCTTGGTTTTTGGCCTAAATACTTTCGTTCACCCCCTCACCCCCTCACCCCCTCaacgcccccccccccccccccccccccccccaaaaaaaaataaataaataatgaaagagAAACTAGTCTGTTCTGTTTATAAAATGAGCACATGACCGGCGGGTGAACTtcatccaataaaaaataatctgtttttatgatattattctGAATCTGTTTACAAACACAATAATGAAAAGatggtgttaaaaaaaatgtgtttcatCCAATAATGCTTTAGCAAAGTGTGACAATAAAGAGATCAAATCTGTACCAGGTTGGAGTGGATGTGGACCCTCACAATCTTACTAAGCAAAAGAAACAACGTCGATTGCTGTTTTACTATCCTCGTTCCTTCCTTCCTTCTGTTCTGTCTGTTATTCATCTCATTCTCTCAAACACCAAACAAATTATGTGTTTCTTCAAATGGTTCAATTTGTTCATCATTTTCCATGTCTTGGCTGCAACACCCATCTTCTCATTAACAGATTCCTCAAATCAAGTCTCCACTAACTTTCTGGACAATACCAATAAGCCTGAAGTGTTTGATTGGATGGTCAAAATCAGAAGGAAAATTCATGAGAATCCAGAATTGCGTTATGAGGAAGTTGAGACCAGTAAACTGATTAGAGAGGAATTGGATAAACTGGGTATCCCATATAAATACCCAGTTGCAATCACTGGTGTTATTGGTTACATAGGGACAGGAAgctcaccttttgttgcaataAGAGCTGATATGGATGCACTTCCCATCCAGGTTTCATCATTTCTGTACTCATTTATTTCTATGCTTGAACCAAGattttgactttttatttttatgatagttttgttggttggttttatttggtttggGGGTAAGGGTAAGACAACAAAAGAGTTACGTAATGTTTGCCTTTCCTATGttttattgatattatttttttaatctatgttCCACTGATTTGATGGTGTATCTTAACCTTAGGAAATGGTGGAGTGGGACCACAAGAGTAAGGTACCCGGAAAGATGCACGCGTGTGGTCACGATGCTCATGTCACTATGCTTCTTGGTGCAGCAAATATTCTCAAACAGCACGAAAAAGAGATACAGGTATTACTTAtcaatttatattgttttttttatattgcgcTTCCTTTCTGTATAATGTTATGGTCTGCTATATTTTTTCCTCAACTATTTCTCTTTTCATATTGATTGGAATAGGGGTTGCTAGCAACCTACTGACACACACtgtattattgataaaaaaaaatcattgaaaaatacaaaatcaagaaaaagactcgttaaaatttgtgattttcaatcaattttaacgaataaaaaaagagtggtAGAGTATGTGTTGCGGGCatttttcaaattgaaaatGTAGGATCACTTCTCACTActgtttattaaattttcattgtAGAGTTCTTATTATGTCAATCTTTGGTTTCTTTCTAACATACGGGTAAATTGTTGTGCATGTTCCAATTACCAAATGCCTGTAGTATCTTCCATCATGCcaattttgtaaattagaaTCATTCTATCATCTGATATGCAtgttaatcattttatttttttcaaaagaaaaatattcttgTTTCTAGTTACTGTAACACAAtctagaaagaaaaaggaaaacttaaagtaaaaaagctGTTTGCAACTATACAAGGACACTCACCCTTGTTTGCCACTTTTCTCTGGATCGTTATGTTCAGATGTCTTCATCCTCTCATGGATCCCTCATATATTCATTATTTTGTTGTCTAAATAGGGAACTGTTGTTCTTGTTTTCCAACCAGCGGAGGAGGGAGGCGCAGGGGCTAAGAAAATTTTAGATGCTGGAGCCTTAGAAAATGTTACTGCTATCTTTGCATTACATGTGATGCCTGACATTCCACTAGGTGAAGCAGCCTCTAGGTCTGGTCCAATATTGGCAGGAAGTGGTACCTTCGAAGCAATAATAAGTGGAAAGGGAGGTCATGCAGCCATTCCCCAACATTCTATAGACCCTGTATTGGCAGCTTCTAATGTCATTATTAGCTTACAGCACCTTGTCTCTCGTGAGGCTGATCCTCTGGATCCCCAGGTAAATTAGGTTAATTCTTCTGGTCAGCCTCTAATTTATACTTAATTTATCCTAATTTTACTGCTAATATGAACTTTTTATGATATTCTGAATCTGTGACTTTGCTAATTGCTAAGCAGTCATCCTGTCTTCTGTATGCTTACTTAGATTACAtgtggaaatcaaaaggaagaaaatgaagTAAAAGGAAATTATAAGCAGAACCTATGATTGCAACCTATTCAGGGAAGCTTTTCAATAGTAGAGATAATTTGACATAACTCTAGTTCTAAGgatcattattaattatatgctaagtaaaaattctattatattttatgcaATAAACCGAATGATTATCTTGGCTGGAAAATTGAGCTTGGATGAGCACCATATGGAGTTGAAAACCACAATATTGTTTGCCAGTCAAAGCCATTCAGTATCTTGATTACAATGGAtgggaaaaaataatttgacttGAAGACCATATAAGGTGCTTTAAATACCCATCAGTGAAAAGATGAATTAGAGGAACAAAACTGCACCACAACTTTTGATGACCATAGAGGCTTGTGGGATTTAGACCTTAAGGATGCTTGTGTTTGTGAACAATTTAATGTGATAATTGCTGATTATTTAAACAGATGATGAAAGGCTTGGTTCCTCAAGGACTTTACTTGTTTATGGTGACAATCCTCTGTGTCTTACATAAAGTATGTCCTCACAGGTTGTGACAGTTGCTAAGTTCCAAGGAGGTGGTGCATTCAATGTTATTCCAGATTATGTCACAATTGGTGGCACCTTTCGAGCTTTTTCTAGAGAAAAATTGGACCAACTTAAACAGCGCATTAAGCAGGTTTGCCATGGAGAAGAATAGAATAATTTTACAATGCGTAAACTGAAATCTGAAATTAATGATCTCTTCTATAATATACAATATCACCTCACACTAATCTGTTGTTTTCTTTGTTGTGGTTGTTAAACCCAATAGCTTGTTTATGATTATCTTGGCTGTTAGCAAGGATGTTAGTATGTTACATTAAGAATACCTGGTTAGTTTACTTTTGTTGATGTTTGACAAGCTTATGAGTTTGAGGGTAAGCCTTTACATGACTATAAAAATAAGGTTGTTTAGTTTCCTTGCTTAATCCCATAATAGTTGGAGCCTTGTGCATCTCGCTTTTTATACATAAGCTAATGAGTTTCTGTTGTAACAAAAGTGTTTGCACTACAGTATTTGTCACTACATTTGTGGTAGGGGCTAAGGCTGATTCATTTATGCAGGTTGTCATTGGTCAAGCTGCTGTGCAGAGGTGTAATGCAACTGTCAACTTCCTTGATGAAACAAGACCTTCATATCCTCCAACTGTAAATAATGGTGacttgcacaagctttttgttGATGTAGCTGGCAATTTGCTTGGCACCAATAATGTTAATATTGAGAAGACACCTATCATGGCCGCTGAAGACTTTGCATTCTATCAAGAGGTCATACCTGGCTACTTCATCATGCTTGGAGTGAAGAGTGCTTCGCCTGAACCGCACCAGTCATTACACTCACCCTATCTCAAAATCAGTGAAGATGCACTTCCTTATGGGGCTGCACTTCATGCATCATTGGCTACTAGTTATCTTCTGAGGTACCAGCAGGACGTAGCCAAGGTAGTTGGGAAATATCATGATGAATTATAAGTGCTAATAATTATTAAAGGCTAATGTAGTCTTGCAACAATGACCTTATGTGGCATTGTATTTCACTTTTACTTTAGATTCGTAAAAGTTTTCCCTTTAAAATGACTAGCATTGTGTTTGGTTGAGGAAAGAAAGGGGGTGAATAAAAGGGAATatgtgagaaaagaaaagaaaaaaaaaatgaaaatactagtTGTTTTGTTGAAGAGAAATAAAgtacaataaaagaaaaatatttaaattaaaattgtttggtAGGTAAgaaaagaattt contains:
- the LOC114417964 gene encoding IAA-amino acid hydrolase ILR1-like 4 isoform X2 — protein: MCFFKWFNLFIIFHVLAATPIFSLTDSSNQVSTNFLDNTNKPEVFDWMVKIRRKIHENPELRYEEVETSKLIREELDKLGIPYKYPVAITGVIGYIGTGSSPFVAIRADMDALPIQEMVEWDHKSKVPGKMHACGHDAHVTMLLGAANILKQHEKEIQGTVVLVFQPAEEGGAGAKKILDAGALENVTAIFALHVMPDIPLGEAASRSGPILAGSGTFEAIISGKGGHAAIPQHSIDPVLAASNVIISLQHLVSREADPLDPQVVTVAKFQGGGAFNVIPDYVTIGGTFRAFSREKLDQLKQRIKQVVIGQAAVQRCNATVNFLDETRPSYPPTVNNGDLHKLFVDVAGNLLGTNNVNIEKTPIMAAEDFAFYQEVIPGYFIMLGVKSASPEPHQSLHSPYLKISEDALPYGAALHASLATSYLLRYQQDVAKVVGKYHDEL
- the LOC114417964 gene encoding IAA-amino acid hydrolase ILR1-like 4 isoform X1, whose translation is MCSFKTWFNLFIIFLASAATPIFSLTDSPNQLSTNFLEIAKKPEVFDWMVKIRRKIHENPELGYEEFETSKLIREELDKLGVPYKHPVAVTGIIGFIGTGKSPFVAIRTDMDALPIQEMVEWDHKSKVPGKMHACGHDAHVTMLLGAANILKQHEKEIQGTVVLVFQPAEEGGAGAKKILDAGALENVTAIFALHVMPDIPLGEAASRSGPILAGSGTFEAIISGKGGHAAIPQHSIDPVLAASNVIISLQHLVSREADPLDPQVVTVAKFQGGGAFNVIPDYVTIGGTFRAFSREKLDQLKQRIKQVVIGQAAVQRCNATVNFLDETRPSYPPTVNNGDLHKLFVDVAGNLLGTNNVNIEKTPIMAAEDFAFYQEVIPGYFIMLGVKSASPEPHQSLHSPYLKISEDALPYGAALHASLATSYLLRYQQDVAKVVGKYHDEL